From the Lolium rigidum isolate FL_2022 chromosome 2, APGP_CSIRO_Lrig_0.1, whole genome shotgun sequence genome, one window contains:
- the LOC124689520 gene encoding uncharacterized protein LOC124689520, with product MPPFRRWADLPPELLCFICDGLDLNGYVSSRGVCTAWRCALVPPTPSLLLVPDDDRCCPSAASLPMHRSFALKPFPPGRPRVVGSSNGWLALSIDSLTFSIFNPTTATEIVLPPLIYKGTWFSKSKLVFTPNPASDDFIAAAICDLDRLAYVTSGARRWAILDPVPLARGDRLVDLVYHENGKVYCLTWYGDVHVLLLPERRRRKSILVEKPRAPLLSSTEKPLQVRRPQHQRCIRLTGATPISVKLEPEPDLNAPAIVEPLVSGGNLPFSPATSFAPPYNTLRTFTSAKNLVFCEGNLYQIWRNTSCRITLHLPAGGGHRRLEDNEVFVLRYQPQRQPCWDVVTDLGGYSVFLGRNNAVSMYCQGVPGLKGNCVYWIGGRGRDQAMVFDMTTGRSTPCLPAAPGGAPQSTICWYFFSDMENNCSNSRGESVNHSVGVRANPEKQQDSIEE from the coding sequence ATGCCGCCGTTCCGGCGCTGGGCAGATCTTCCGCCGGAACTCCTATGCTTCATCTGCGACGGCCTCGACCTCAACGGCTACGTCAGCTCGCGGGGGGTCTGCACCGCGTGGCGATGCGCGCTCGTGCCGCCCACCCCgtccctcctcctcgtccccgACGACGACAGGTGCTGCccgtccgccgcctccctccccatGCACCGCTCCTTTGCGCTCAAGCCCTTCCCCCCTGGGAGACCACGCGTCGTCGGCTCCAGTAACGGATGGCTCGCCCTCTCCATCGACAGCCTAACGTTCAGCATCTTCaatcccaccaccgccaccgagaTCGTCCTTCCGCCGCTGATCTACAAGGGAACCTGGTTCTCCAAGTCCAAGCTCGTCTTCACGCCCAACCCCGCTAGCGACGACTTCATTGCCGCCGCCATCTGCGACCTGGACAGGCTCGCCTACGTCACCTCCGGCGCCAGGAGGTGGGCCATCCTCGATCCCGTGCCCTTAGCCCGCGGGGATCGGCTCGTCGACTTAGTCTACCATGAAAACGGCAAGGTCTACTGCCTCACCTGGTATGGAGACGTGCACGTGCTCCTTCtacccgagcgccgccgccgaaAATCAATTCTGGTCGAGAAGCCAAGGGCACCGTTACTCTCGTCTACGGAAAAACCTTTGCAAGTGCGGAGGCCACAACATCAGCGTTGTATTCGTCTTACGGGAGCTACTCCTATATCTGTTAAGCTTGAGCCAGAACCAGACCTGAATGCGCCGGCCATAGTTGAGCCCTTGGTGTCTGGAGGCAACCTTCCGTTCAGCCCCGCCACCAGTTTTGCTCCGCCATACAATACCCTCAGGACGTTCACTAGTGCCAAGAACCTTGTGTTCTGCGAGGGCAATTTGTACCAGATATGGAGGAATACGAGCTGCAGGATTACTCTCCACCTACCAGCAGGAGGTGGTCATCGCCGTCTAGAAGACAATGAAGTGTTCGTTCTGCGGTATCAACCGCAGCGCCAGCCATGCTGGGATGTGGTGACCGACTTGGGGGGCTACTCGGTCTTTCTCGGGAGGAACAATGCGGTGTCAATGTATTGTCAAGGTGTTCCGGGGCTCAAGGGTAATTGTGTCTATTGGATCGGCGGCAGAGGTAGGGATCAGGCCATGGTATTCGACATGACAACCGGGAGGTCTACACCTTGCCTTCCTGCTGCACCTGGGGGTGCTCCGCAAAGCACAATTTGCTGGTACTTCTTCAGCGACATGGAGAATAACTGCAGCAATAGTCGAGGAGAAAGCGTTAATCACAGTGTGGGAGTTCGAGCTAATCCAGAAAAACAACAAGATAGTATCGAAGAATGA